ATACGAGAGCGAGGCCGACGGGCTCACCACGTTCCAGCGCGCGGCTGGTGGCGTAGAGCCCGACCGCGAGCACCGGCGCCACCAGCAGGAAGCCGGAGAACGCGCCGGCCAGCAGCCAGAAATGGTTGCCGGCCACGGCCAGCAGCGCGGCGCCGAACAGTGCCAGCGCGAGGCCGTGCAACACGCCGACCAGGGGCGCGCGGCGGAAGTCGCGCCAGCCGGCCGCAAGCCACGCCAGCGGTTGGTCGACCGACAGCGGGCGGATGACCGGTGACGGTCGCGATGGGGTTTGGCTCATCGCGCGAGTCTAGACCGCGAACTCAGGATTCCCTATTCCCCGCGCGGCACACGGGCGGCGTTCGCGCCCCGTGGCTGGCACCCACGTGATCAAGATCAAGGCCCCGGAGCCCTGGCGCAGGATACTGCGCCTTCGATTTTTAACCTGCACGATAATGCCTGGGAGGAGCCATGTCCGTCACCGCATCCGATGTCCTGACCGAAGTCCCCGAGTCCATTCGCGGCGATGCCTTCGTCGAAGTACGCAGCGACGCCTCGATTCCGAACAACGTTGACCTGGAATCGGATAAGCAGCTGCAGCGCGCGCTCGAGACCTGGCACCCCAACTATCTCAATTGGTGGCAGGAAATGGGGCCGGATGGCTTTCAGAACGCCGAGGTGTACCTGCGCACCGCGGTCGGCGTCGACCCGACCGGTTGGGCCAAGTTCGGCTACGTGAAGATGCCCGACTACCGCTGGGGCATCCTGCTCGCGCCCAAGGTCGAGGGCCGCACCATTCCCTGCGGCAAGCACAAGGGCGAGCCCGCCTGGCAGGAAGTGCCCGGTGAATACCGCGCGCTCCTGAAGCGCCTGATCGTCGTGCAGGGCGACACCGAACCGGCCTCGGTCGAACAGCAGCGCTATCTCGGCAAGACCGCGCCCAGCCTCTACGACATGCGCAACCTGTTCCAGGTGAACGTCGAGGAAGGCCGCCACCTGTGGGCGATGGTCTACCTGCTGGTGAAATACTTCGGCAAGGACGGCCGCGAGGAAGCCCAGGCCCTGCTCGAACGTCGCAGCGGCCAGGCCGACAACCCGCGCATCCTCGGCGCCTTCAACGAGCGCACGCCGGACTGGCTGTCGTTCTTCATGTTCACCTACTTCACCGACCGCGACGGCAAGATGCAGCTCGCGGCACTGGCCGAGAGCGGATTCGATCCCCTGTCGCGCTCCTGCCGATTCATGCTGACCGAGGAAGCGCATCACCTGTTCGTCGGCGAGACCGGCGTCGGGCGCACCATCGAAGCGACCTGCGCGGCGATGAACAAGGCCGGCATCAAGGACCCTTACGACGTCGAACGCATACGCGCGCTGGGCGTGGTCGACCTGCCGCTCTTGCAGCGCAAGGCCAACTTCCACATGAGCGTGACGCGCGATCTGTTCGGCAGCGAGATTTCCAGCAATGGCGCCGAAGCGTTCAGCTCGGGACTCAAGGGGCGTTTCAACGAGGCGCAGCTCGAAGGCGACGATCACCAACTGCTCGATGCCTTCTACTCCGTCACCCGCGTGCAGGACGGCAAGCTGGTCGATGAACAGGTGCCCGCGCTGCGCGCCATCAACTGCCGCTTGCTGGACGACTACATGGCCGACTGCCAGGGCGGCATCGACCGCTGGAACAAGGTCATCGAGAAGGCCGGCATCGACTTCAAGCTCAGCCAGCCCTACAAGGGCTTCAACCGTCGCATCGGCGAATTCCGCGGCCATCGAATCAGTCCCGACGGCCGCCTGCTGTCCGAGCAGGAATGGCAGGCCAGCCATGGCCAGTGGCTGCCGAACGACGACGACATGGCGTTCATCGGCACGCTGATGAAGCCTTGCCACGAAGCCGGTGGCTACGCGAGCTGGATTGCGCCGCCGCGCGTCGGCATCAACCAGCAGAGCGGTGAGTTCGAATACGTGAAGATTGATTGATGTGCGAACGCGGTCCGGGCGCTGAGCCCGGGCCGCGGCTCAGTAGGTTTCCAGGTGCAGGCGACCTTCCTGTTTCAAGGTCGCGCCGAGGCGTTCCCAATCCATGCCCGCCTGCGTGGCGATGTCGCGCAGCGCGAGCACCACGCCTTCCTCCATGGCCTTCAAGCCGCACACGTAGAAGTAGGCATTCGAATCGGCGAGCAGCACGGCGAGATCCGCGGCGCGCTCGCGCATCACGTCCTGCACGTGACGCTTGGGCTGGCCGGGCGTGCGGCTGAAGGCGAAATTGATGTCGATGAAATCCTTGGGCAGCTTGGTGAGGGGGCCGAAATACGGCAGCTCCTGCTGGCTGCGTGCGCCGAAGAACAGCATGAGCTTGCCGCCTTCGAACTTGCCGCTGGCGCGCAGCCGCCGGCGCCACTCGGTCATGGCGCGCATCGGCGCGCTGCCGGTGCCGGTGCAGATCATCACGATGTGGCTGCGCGGATGGTTGGGCATGAGGAAGCTCGCGCCGAACGGCCCGATCACCTCCACGCGGTCGCCGACCTCGAGGTCGCACATGTAATTGCTCGCCACGCCGCGCACCGGGCGTCCCTGGTAGTCCTCCAGCACGCGCTTGATGGTGAGCGAGACATTGTTGTAGCCCGGGCGCTCGCCATTGCGCGGGCTGGCGATGCTGTACTGGCGGGCGTGATGGGGGCGACCGTCGGCGTCCACACCCGGCGGCAGGATGCCGATGCTCTGGCCTTCCAGCACCGGCAACGGCAGGCTGCCGAAATCGAGCACCACGTGGTGGGTGTCGTAGTCGGTGCCGACTTCGGTCACGCGCACGTTGCCGACCACCGTCGCGCTGATCGAATGCTGTGCGCAACGCGGGCCGTAGAGATTGATGTAGGCATGGGCGGCGCTCCACGGCGGCAGCGTGGCGTTGAACTGCGCGCTGTTGAACTCGTGCACGGTGCTTTCCACCGCGATGGCGGCCGGCGCTTCGGGTTCGCTGGTCTCGACCCCCGCTGCGCCCGAGGCAGCAGCCAGCGCTTCCGCCGACCATTCTGCCGGCAGTTCATCCCAGCCCAGTTGCGCCTCCACCGAATAGGCCTCGGCGCGCGGCATGGTGCGCCAGTTGTCGATGCTGCCGGTCGGGCAGGGCGGCACGCAGTCCATGCACAGGTTGCACTTGGCGGCATCCACCACGTAGTTGCGGCTGTCGTGGGTGATGGCGCCAAGCGGACAGGTCGCCTCGCAGGTGTTGCAGCGGATGCAGATCTCGGGGTCGATGAGGTGCTGCTTGATGAGGCCGGCGGCGGGGTCGGTCATGGGGCAATCCTTCGCGGCAGGGGTTTCCTGCCGCACAAACGCATGGAGTCAGACTGAAGTCTGACCCACTGGCATTGGCAAGGCGAGGTCTCGTGGCTCAGTTGAAGCGCACGTATTCGAAGTCCACCGGCTGGCGATTGATGCCGATCATCGGCGGCGCAATCCAGTTGGCGAACTTGCCGGGCTCCACCACGCGGCCCATCAGGCTCTGCACGTAGGCGCGGTCGCTGGCGCTCGGCAGCCACTCGTCGACCCGCGCCGCCCACTCGGCTTCGCTCAACACCTTGCCCTCGGGCGAGACCTTGAGCGTGGCCTGGCTGCCGATGTTGCGGTGAAAGGCCTTGTGCGGCGTCTTCAGGCGGAACGGGATGCCGGCCTTCTCGATGACCTTGTTCCAGCGCTCGACGCCGGCCACGGAATCCTTGATGTAATCGTCGCGCAGCACTTCGTTCAGGGCGTTCAGCATCGGCACGTCTTTCTCGATCAGCCGGCCGTTGTCGGCTTTCAGCACCGTGTAGGTGAGGCCTTTCAACTGGTGATCGTCGCTGCGCTTGCCTTCTTCGAAGCGGCCCTTCAAGCCGCTCGAGTAGAAGATCGCGGCATTGCTCGATTCGTCCGCGCCGAACAGGTCGATGGTCACGCTGAAATGGAAATTGAGATAGCGCTGCAGGGTCGGCAGGTCGACGACGCCTGCCGCGCGCAGGCGCGCCGGGTCGTCGGTCTTCAATTCGTTCATGACCTGGCAGGTGCGCTGAATGATGCGCGAGATGCCTGACTCACCGACGAACATGTGGTGCGCTTCCTCGGTCAGCATGAACTTGGAGGTGCGCGCCAGCGGGTCGAAGCTCGATTCGGCCAGCGCGCATAGCTGGAACTTGCCGTCGCGGTCGGTGAAGTAGGTGAACATGAAGAACGACAGCCAGTCCGGCGTCGGCTCGTTGAAAGCCTGCAGGATGCGCGGATTGTCGGCTTCGCCGCTGCGACGCTCGAGCAGGTCCTCCGCCTCCTCGCGCCCGTCGCGGCCGAAGTACTTGTGCAGCAGGTAGACCATCGCCCACAGGTGCCGGCCTTCCTCGACGTTGACCTGGAACAGGTTGCGCAGGTCGTACTGGCTGGGGCAGGTGAGACCGAGGTGACGCTGCTGCTCGACCGAGGCCGGCTCGGTATCGCCCTGCGTGACGATGATGCGACGCAGGTTGGCGCGGTATTCGCCGGGCACGTCCTGCCACGCCGCTTCGCCCTTGTGATCGCCGAAATGAATCTTGCGATCCTGCTCGGCGGGGTTGAGGAAGATACCCCAGCGATAATCGGGCATCTTGACGTAGTCGAAGTGCGCCCAGCCCTGCGGGTCGACGCTGGTGGCGGTGCGCAGGTAGACGTCGTAGTCGAGGCTGCCATCCGGTCCCATGTCCTTCCACCAGGAAAGATAATTGGGCTGCCATTGTTCGAGCGCGCGCTGCAGGGTGCGGTCGGCGGACAGGTCGACGTTGTTGGGGATCTTCTGGCTGTAGTCGATGCTGGACATGGCGTACTCCGAGGGTGCGTTGAGACCGGGAGACGGGTGCGGTTGCGGCGCGCCCGGGCACGCGCCGCACAACGAAAAACCGCTGGCGCGCTACACGCGCTGCCAGTCGAAGGCGGCTTTCTCGCCCTTGCCGTAGACCTTGAGCGCGCCCTTGTCGCCCACCGCGTTGGGGCGCTGGAAGATCCAGTTCTGCCAGGCGGTGAGGCGGCTGAATACACGCGTCAGCATGTTCTCGCGGCCGTTGAAACGCAGGTTCGCTTCCATGCCGGTGAGCGCGTCGGGGCTCATGGCCACGCGTTCCTCGATGGCGATGCGCGTTTCGTCCGGCCAGTCGATGTCATCGGGGTTGCTGGTCACGAGGCCAAGCGCAAAGGCGGCGTCGCCATCCAACTGCGTGCCGATGGCATCGCGCGCGGCGGCCACCGGCGCGGTTTCGTTGTAGAAGCGCCGGCCGATGCGGGACTCGCCGGTGACCAGCGGCAACGGTCCGAAATTCATCGGCGACAGCGCGATGTGCGGCGCGCGTGCCGGCTCGTCGGGCAACACCAGCATGTAGCTGCGATCGCAGGCCAGCGCGAGTTCGAGCAGAGTGCCGGCAAAACACGAACCGGGTTCGATGAGCGCGAACAGGCTGCGCGAGCTGACGTCGAGGCGGGCCAGCGTACGGCGCAGGAAACCGATGGTCTCGCGCACCAACCAATGGTCGGCATTGGCCAGCAGCACTTCGTCGAGGGCCAGCACCGCGGCGGCATCGCCGCTGGTCTTGATGAGCCATGTGCCGAGTTCGAGTTCGTTGCTGCGCATCCACAACAGCGCGTCGTCGAGTTCACGCGCCATGGCGAGCGGATACCAGCCTGCGCCGGCCGCTTCGATGGCGGCGATATCGCGCGGCTGCTCGCCGCTCGGTGCGCGCACGGTGAACGTCGCGACGCGGCGGGCGCGATCCATTTCGACCGTGACGTGGGTGTAATGCAATGCGTCCGCTTCGACGCGGCGCGTGATCGGCGACAGCGTCACGCCGCGTGCATCGGCCGGGCGATCGGAGCCGGCCGCGAGTTCCAGCGCGCGGGCCTGGACCTTGGCGGCGAACTGTGCGGGCTTGGCGATGTCGTCCACCAGCCGCCAGTCCTTGGCCTTCTGGCCGCGCACGCCTTCGTTGGTGGTGCAGAACACGTCGGCGAGGTCGTGGCGCACGTGGCGCTTGTCGGTCAGGCGCGTCAGGCCGCCGGTGCCGGGCAGCACGCCGAGCAGCGGCACCTCGGGCAGGCTCACGGCGCTCGAGCGATCGTCGACCAGGATGATCTCGTCGCAGCACAGCGCGAGTTCGTAGCCGCCGCCGGCGCAGGAACCGTTCACCGCCGCGATGAACTTGAGGCCCGAGTGCTGCGAAGCGTCCTCGACGCCGTTGCGGGTCTCGTTGGTGAACTTGCAGAAATTGACCTTCCAGGCGTGAGTGGAAGAACCGAGCATGAAGATGTTGGCGCCGGAGCAGAACACCTTGTCCTTGGCGCTGGTGATCACCACCGTGCGCACCTCGGGATGTTCGAAGCGGATGCGATTCAAAGCGTCGCTGAGCTCGATGTCGACGCCGAGGTCGTAGCTGTTCAGTTTCAACTTGTAGCCCGGGCGCAGGCCGGCATCTTCGTTGACGTCGAACAGCAGGGTGGCGACCGGCCCCTCGCAGGACAGTCGCCAGTGGCGGTACTGGGATGGGTTGGTCTGGTAGTCGACGATGTCGTTGGCGCTCACGGGCGATCTCCGGGTCGTTGGCGTCTGGGTTGCCGGGGTTTGGCAAGGCGACCGGCAAAATAGTGCATGCCCCGTGGGGCGTCAAGCATGAACTGGAATGCAGCAGGGTGCGTCACGGTGCCATGCCCAGGGCGCCGCGCACCACGAGGCGCAGGCGGCTGAAGGTCTCGTCCAGTGACTGGGCACTGGTGTCCAGTTGCAGGTCGGCCTTGGAATAGAACGCCTCGCGGCCGGCGAGGATGGACTTCAGATCGGCCATCGCTTCGCTGTTGCCGGCCATCGGCCGCAAATCGCCCTGGGCCAGCACGCGTTTCATGTGATCGGCGGGTTCGGCTTTCAGCCACACCGTCGTGCAGTGCTTGAGCAGCAGGTTGAAGGTCGCCGGGTCCGAGACCAGGCCGCCGGGTGTGGCGATTACGGCCTCGGGATAGATCTGCAAGGTCTCTTCCAGGGCGCGGCGTTCGTAGCGACGGTAGGCATTCTGGCCATAGAGCGCCTGGATTTCGCCCACCGTGCAGCCGGCGAACTTCTCGATTTCGCGGCTGAGCTCCACGTAGGCGAAGCCGAGATCCTCGGCCAGCATCGACCCTAGGGTGGACTTGCCGGCGCCGCGCAAACCGATGAGCGCCACATGCGGCGACGCCGTCTGGCCCGCTGCCGTGCTGGCGCCGCCGGTACCGAGCAACTCTCCGACCGCGATGCGCACGCGGCGCAAGGTGGCCTCGTCGCGGTGTTCGAGCAGTTCGCGCAGCAGCAGCCATTCCGGCGAACGGGTGGTGATGTCGCCGAGCAGTTCGGCGAGCGGACATTGCAGCGCGTTGGCAACCTGCTGCAAGACCAGGATCGACGGATTGCCAACCCCGTATTCGAGATTGGCAAGATGGCGCTCGGAGACCGAGGCCGCCTGTGCCAAGTGCTTGCGCGTCATGCCACGTCGCGCGCGCAGGGCGCGGGTTCGCTCGCCCAACACCGCGAGGAAGGGATCGCGGGGCTCGTCGCCGTTGGCGCTCGGCTCGTCGGCCGGGTGCAGTATAGTGCTTGACATGGGCAGGGGTGCCCCCTACATTCGCTGCACGCACGATAATGCATGCACCTCGGCGCTGTCCATTGATAGACGGTTGCTGCCCGGGGCAACGTCAACGAGCCGAGGAATCTGCCCATGCCGGTCGCCCAGCACGACGCCACGCCCGACGTGACGCCACCGGGCGAGGTCTTCAACTTCGCCGCCCACCTGCTCGCCGCCAATGCCGCGCACGGCGAGCGCTGCGCTTATATCGACGATCTCACCACGCTCAGCTATGCCGAACTCGCGGACGGCGTGCGACGTATCGCGGCGGGTCTGCGCGCCGCCGGTCTCAAGCGCGAGGAGCGCGTGCTGCTCTTGATGCAGGACACCGTGCACTGGCCGCTGGCCTTCCTCGGCGCGATGTACGCAGGCATCGTGCCGGTGGCGGTCAACACCCTGCTGACCGCCGACGATTACGCCTACATGCTCGAGCACAGCCGCGCCCAGGCGGTACTGGTGTCGGGCGCGCTGTTGCCGGCACTGAACAGCGCACTGGTGAAAGCCGATCACGAAGTGCACAAGGTGGTGGTGTCGCGTCCCACCGCGCCGCTGCATCCGGCGGAAGTGGAATTCGAGCAATTCCTGGCCGCGCAGTCGCCGCTCGCCAAGCCCGCCGCCACCGGCGCCGACGATCCGGGCTTCTGGCTCTATTCCTCGGGCTCCACCGGCCGCCCCAAGGGCGCGGTGCATTCCCACGCCAACCCCTACTGGACCGCCGAACTCTATGGCAAACGCATCCTCGACCTCCGCGCGGAGGACGTGTGCTTCTCGGCCGCCAAGCTGTTCTTCGCCTATGGCCTCGGCAATGCGCTGAGCTTTCCCCTGAGTGTCGGCGCCACCACGCTCTTGATGCCGGAGCGCGCCACGCCCGAAGCGGTGTTCGCACGCTGGACAGGCGAGGCCGGCGGGCCGCGACCGACGGTGTTCTTCGGCGCGCCTACCGGTTATGCCGGCATGCTCGCGCATGCTGCGTTGCCACCTCGCGAGGCAGTCGCGCTGCGTCTTGCCTCGTCGGCCGGTGAAGCGCTGCCGGCCGACATCGGTCAGCGTTTCACCGCGCATTTCGGCGTCGAGATCATCGACGGCATCGGCTCGACCGAGATGCTGCACATCTTCATGTCCAACCGCCCGGGGCGCGTGCGTTACGGCACCACCGGTTGGCCGGTGCCGGGCTACGACATCGAACTGCGTGGCGAGGACGGCGGGCCGGTGCCGGACGGCGAGCCGGGCGATCTGTACATCCACGGGCCGAGCGCCGCGATGATGTACTGGGGCAATCGCCAGAAGACGCGCGAGACCTTCCAGGGCGGCTGGACGCGCGCCGGCGACAAGTACGTGCGCAACGCCGACGGCAGCTATACCTACAGCGGTCGCAGCGACGACATGCTGAAAGTCAGCGGTATCTACGTCAGTCCGTTTGAAGTCGAAGCAACCCTGGTCGAGCACGGCGCGGTGCTGGAAGCGGCGGTGATCGGCGTCGCCGATGCTGAAGGCCTCACCAAGACCAAGGCTTTCGTGGTGTTGAAGCCCGGCGCCACGGTCAGCGAAGCCGAACTCAAAGCCTTCGTGAAGGACAAGCTCGCGCCCTACAAGTACCCGCGCCAGATAGCGTTCGTCGACGAACTGCCCAAGACCGCCACCGGCAAGGTGCAGCGTTTCAAGCTGCGCGAATCGGAAGCGGGCGGCTAGGCTCTACACGTCATCGCGGCGAATGCCGGGATGACGACGATTCGAGCGCTGACATGCGCCGTGCGGGATCTCATCGTCGCCGAAACCGGCGGCCGGCTGTATTCCGCACGCAAGCCTCGAGCGCCGCTCAGTCCGCGCCGCGGCGCCTGACTTTCACTATCTGCGCGAGGATTGCCAG
This genomic interval from Pseudomonadota bacterium contains the following:
- the boxB gene encoding benzoyl-CoA 2,3-epoxidase subunit BoxB — its product is MSVTASDVLTEVPESIRGDAFVEVRSDASIPNNVDLESDKQLQRALETWHPNYLNWWQEMGPDGFQNAEVYLRTAVGVDPTGWAKFGYVKMPDYRWGILLAPKVEGRTIPCGKHKGEPAWQEVPGEYRALLKRLIVVQGDTEPASVEQQRYLGKTAPSLYDMRNLFQVNVEEGRHLWAMVYLLVKYFGKDGREEAQALLERRSGQADNPRILGAFNERTPDWLSFFMFTYFTDRDGKMQLAALAESGFDPLSRSCRFMLTEEAHHLFVGETGVGRTIEATCAAMNKAGIKDPYDVERIRALGVVDLPLLQRKANFHMSVTRDLFGSEISSNGAEAFSSGLKGRFNEAQLEGDDHQLLDAFYSVTRVQDGKLVDEQVPALRAINCRLLDDYMADCQGGIDRWNKVIEKAGIDFKLSQPYKGFNRRIGEFRGHRISPDGRLLSEQEWQASHGQWLPNDDDMAFIGTLMKPCHEAGGYASWIAPPRVGINQQSGEFEYVKID
- the boxA gene encoding benzoyl-CoA 2,3-epoxidase subunit BoxA, producing MTDPAAGLIKQHLIDPEICIRCNTCEATCPLGAITHDSRNYVVDAAKCNLCMDCVPPCPTGSIDNWRTMPRAEAYSVEAQLGWDELPAEWSAEALAAASGAAGVETSEPEAPAAIAVESTVHEFNSAQFNATLPPWSAAHAYINLYGPRCAQHSISATVVGNVRVTEVGTDYDTHHVVLDFGSLPLPVLEGQSIGILPPGVDADGRPHHARQYSIASPRNGERPGYNNVSLTIKRVLEDYQGRPVRGVASNYMCDLEVGDRVEVIGPFGASFLMPNHPRSHIVMICTGTGSAPMRAMTEWRRRLRASGKFEGGKLMLFFGARSQQELPYFGPLTKLPKDFIDINFAFSRTPGQPKRHVQDVMRERAADLAVLLADSNAYFYVCGLKAMEEGVVLALRDIATQAGMDWERLGATLKQEGRLHLETY
- the boxB gene encoding benzoyl-CoA 2,3-epoxidase subunit BoxB, giving the protein MSSIDYSQKIPNNVDLSADRTLQRALEQWQPNYLSWWKDMGPDGSLDYDVYLRTATSVDPQGWAHFDYVKMPDYRWGIFLNPAEQDRKIHFGDHKGEAAWQDVPGEYRANLRRIIVTQGDTEPASVEQQRHLGLTCPSQYDLRNLFQVNVEEGRHLWAMVYLLHKYFGRDGREEAEDLLERRSGEADNPRILQAFNEPTPDWLSFFMFTYFTDRDGKFQLCALAESSFDPLARTSKFMLTEEAHHMFVGESGISRIIQRTCQVMNELKTDDPARLRAAGVVDLPTLQRYLNFHFSVTIDLFGADESSNAAIFYSSGLKGRFEEGKRSDDHQLKGLTYTVLKADNGRLIEKDVPMLNALNEVLRDDYIKDSVAGVERWNKVIEKAGIPFRLKTPHKAFHRNIGSQATLKVSPEGKVLSEAEWAARVDEWLPSASDRAYVQSLMGRVVEPGKFANWIAPPMIGINRQPVDFEYVRFN
- a CDS encoding benzoyl-CoA-dihydrodiol lyase codes for the protein MSANDIVDYQTNPSQYRHWRLSCEGPVATLLFDVNEDAGLRPGYKLKLNSYDLGVDIELSDALNRIRFEHPEVRTVVITSAKDKVFCSGANIFMLGSSTHAWKVNFCKFTNETRNGVEDASQHSGLKFIAAVNGSCAGGGYELALCCDEIILVDDRSSAVSLPEVPLLGVLPGTGGLTRLTDKRHVRHDLADVFCTTNEGVRGQKAKDWRLVDDIAKPAQFAAKVQARALELAAGSDRPADARGVTLSPITRRVEADALHYTHVTVEMDRARRVATFTVRAPSGEQPRDIAAIEAAGAGWYPLAMARELDDALLWMRSNELELGTWLIKTSGDAAAVLALDEVLLANADHWLVRETIGFLRRTLARLDVSSRSLFALIEPGSCFAGTLLELALACDRSYMLVLPDEPARAPHIALSPMNFGPLPLVTGESRIGRRFYNETAPVAAARDAIGTQLDGDAAFALGLVTSNPDDIDWPDETRIAIEERVAMSPDALTGMEANLRFNGRENMLTRVFSRLTAWQNWIFQRPNAVGDKGALKVYGKGEKAAFDWQRV
- a CDS encoding helix-turn-helix transcriptional regulator; amino-acid sequence: MSSTILHPADEPSANGDEPRDPFLAVLGERTRALRARRGMTRKHLAQAASVSERHLANLEYGVGNPSILVLQQVANALQCPLAELLGDITTRSPEWLLLRELLEHRDEATLRRVRIAVGELLGTGGASTAAGQTASPHVALIGLRGAGKSTLGSMLAEDLGFAYVELSREIEKFAGCTVGEIQALYGQNAYRRYERRALEETLQIYPEAVIATPGGLVSDPATFNLLLKHCTTVWLKAEPADHMKRVLAQGDLRPMAGNSEAMADLKSILAGREAFYSKADLQLDTSAQSLDETFSRLRLVVRGALGMAP
- a CDS encoding benzoate-CoA ligase family protein, encoding MPVAQHDATPDVTPPGEVFNFAAHLLAANAAHGERCAYIDDLTTLSYAELADGVRRIAAGLRAAGLKREERVLLLMQDTVHWPLAFLGAMYAGIVPVAVNTLLTADDYAYMLEHSRAQAVLVSGALLPALNSALVKADHEVHKVVVSRPTAPLHPAEVEFEQFLAAQSPLAKPAATGADDPGFWLYSSGSTGRPKGAVHSHANPYWTAELYGKRILDLRAEDVCFSAAKLFFAYGLGNALSFPLSVGATTLLMPERATPEAVFARWTGEAGGPRPTVFFGAPTGYAGMLAHAALPPREAVALRLASSAGEALPADIGQRFTAHFGVEIIDGIGSTEMLHIFMSNRPGRVRYGTTGWPVPGYDIELRGEDGGPVPDGEPGDLYIHGPSAAMMYWGNRQKTRETFQGGWTRAGDKYVRNADGSYTYSGRSDDMLKVSGIYVSPFEVEATLVEHGAVLEAAVIGVADAEGLTKTKAFVVLKPGATVSEAELKAFVKDKLAPYKYPRQIAFVDELPKTATGKVQRFKLRESEAGG